A window of Planctomycetota bacterium genomic DNA:
CATTGCTGTCAAGACCTCATCCCCTTCGCCAGTTAAACGTCGCAGGCTGCACTCGTGTTCCCATCAGGATTCGTCCAATCGGCCTCGCGACGCTCACGTGGCACTTGCGCTCTCGCAGACTAACCGGCGAAGCCACTGCAGGCGAGCCAAACCCGACAGTTTATACGGTCGGTCTGTGGAAACGCCCCGGCACATTCGCCAGGGCGTCGGATACGGGAAGAAACGTCGCTTGGATGTCCAGGCCGATTCGCCTCGAAGGATTCGAGCCGACAAGCCGACTACGGCCGGAACGGACCGAGTGGCGGACGCCGGAACGGGCTGAGTGGCGGACGAGTGAAGTCCGGCAGGCTGCCAGTGATATCCGGGACGACCTCATCGTCCTCTTCCATCCCGGCGTCGGGTGCATTCGGTGAGGGGCTACTCGAAGCTCCGCCGGGCGTGCCGCCGGGATTCAAGCCGGGACGCGACGGGATCGCGTTGCTGCGACGGGTCTCAACCGGCACCACGACGCGTCCACCCGCGTAAGGGTCGAGCACCGTGACGGTCGGAACCATCGGACGGGCGGACCGGAGCGAACGCTCCTGGGCCTCTGCCGTGACGAAAAGACCAATCCCACCTGCGGCAAGAAGGCCAAGGGCTGCGAGCTTCGTTGCGTGCTTTGCCATTAGTTCTCCAGACGTCCCCAACAGTATCGGCCAACCACGGCCGCCTCAATTGTCAAAACGCCACACCGCCCAACCATTGAGCCATCAACGCTTTCGGCGAAGGCCGAACAGTCCGGCGAGACCAACCAGACCGGCCACCGCAGGCTCAGGAACGACGACGAGGTTGTCGTAGTAGGCGGTTCCGGCGAGGGGGACGGCGCTGAGATTCTGGTCGAAGCCCAGGAACGTCACGCCGCGGAAGTCATTCGTGCGACCCAGCCCGTCGACATCGCCAAACGTCTGCCCCGCTCGGAAGTCGAACGTCCCGATCAGGCCGCCGTTAACAAAGAGGTCGTACTCCTTGGCCGTGTAGTCGAGGACGAGGTCGAAGTCGTTGTAGACGCTCAGCGGGACAAATGTGCCCGTGCCGACGAAGTCGAATGGCGTGGCGCTGTTGACGAAGACCTCGCCGGTCGACGGATCGACAACAAACTCACCCGCGATCGACTGCAGGCCAGTGGGCGTGGAGTTCGAGCCGAAAACCGTGAAGCCGAAGATCGGCCCCTCGGCGAGGTTCTGCAGCACGTTGAGTGCGATGCCCGCCTCAACCGGACCGTCCGGGACGACGTCGGGGGCGATGATGACGCCGTAATCGCCGTTATCGAAGCCGCCTGGCTGATCGACGAGATCGAACTGGACACCGTCGGTTCCCGCAACGCCGATGGTCGAGGCGACCGTCGCGTTGGCGGAGTTGCTGGTCCCACGGAACTGCCACACCTTGTCGGGCGATCCGCCGCCCTGGCCCTCAAGGCCGACAAAGTTGAAGCCGCTGCTTGGCACCTCGAAGCCGAGCACGTCGTAGTTGATCGATGCCGACGCCGAACCAGCGGCGATCAGGGTCGCCGCGCATGCGGCCTTTGCGATGGTGTGCATAGCTCTCAGCTCCCGTGTGCAGTCTCTGCCTGGTGCGACCGAGCCGGATGCAGTCCCTCATCCCAGGAGGCACGGCCGCCGCCGGGAAAGTAATGGCTCGCGGGTCGGTGTCAAGAAAATCTGACCGCAACCCGAAGTTGTGTCGCGGCATCATTCCGCGTCGTCTGCAGAGCGGCTGGCGGCACTGACTTCCTGTCGCACTGTGTTCAGCCGATCCCGTAGAGCCGCTGTCGTCGTGCGAACCGCCATAGCCCGCTCAGCCTGCCGCGCCGAAGTAGATGCTTCTCGAAGCTCGCCCTGCAGCACGTACATCTCCGCGAGGTGCACGTGCCATTCGGGCTCTTCCGGCTGCTGCTCGATCGCGCGCTGGATGTACTCGATCGCGTCGGCGACATTGCCTCGCCGGGCGGCGATTGCGGCGCGCGTGTCCAAAATCGCCGGGAACGCTGCCGACTCGCGCACACGGTCTTCCGTCAACAGCGGTGCGACCAGTCGTTCGGCCTCTGCAACCTCGCTGTCGCTCCCTTCCAGAAGCAGCATGGCGAGGTTGTTGCGCGCGATGACGCGACCCGGCTCGTCGCGGAGTGCCCGCTCGTAGCTGGATCGAGACAGGTCTTTCACACCTGCCGAACCGGCGAGAATGCCGATCCGCTCCCACACGGCCGGTCCTGCGTTGTCGTCAACCAGCTCGCTGACACGTGTCACCAGGGAAGCGAGGCGATCGAGCAGCTGGCGGTCGCCAGAAGCCGTCACGGCTGAACTGATCGGAACGGCGACCTCCAGCAAAGCGTTCGCCGAGGCATCGGGCACGCCCAGAACAGCGTCCGCCGCGTTGACGAGCCCACGACGGCCACGGGCATCGTCGGTCGAAGCCGCAAGTGCCGCCGCCCGGAGCCACGTCGCCCGCAGCGGCGAGTCGGTTGGAGGCGGCGTCTCACCGCCGAGTGTCTCAACCGCTCCGCCAGGGTCAGAGTTTGCGATCCTGGCCTCGGCTTCCAGGGCAATCAAACCTTGCGAGCGGTTCTGGCGGTTGACGCGCTGCAGCCGATCGACTGCGACGGCAGGACGCCCGGCCGCCAGTTCGAGCCTGGCAATCGCGACGTCGACCACCTCGAACGCCTGATCGGCAGCGCCCTGCTGTCGCAACCGCTCGCGCCAATCCATCGCCGCCTCGATCGCGGCCTCGAGCTGGTTCTCTGCCGCCAAGGCATCGACGAGCAACCGCTGCGGTTCAGGATTCCGACGATCCGCCCGGGCAGCCGCACGGGCCGTCTGAATCGCCCGCTCGGTGCGACCGGACGTCGTGTCGATGATCGCCGACAGCTCCAGCAGCGATCGCACGTCGGCCAGCAGCGGGTCACGGCGAAGCGTGTCGAGACGGTCCGCAACCTCGCCAACATCGACCTCCGAGCCCATGTCGCGTATCAGCTTGACGGCCTCGACCAACAGGCGAGCGCGCTCGGCCGACGGACGATCGACCACCGCCACCAGCGTCTCGCGCAGCCGACTCGCTGGGGCCGACGTCGCGTTGAGCAATCCGACCGACTGCGGGACCTCGTCGGCGAACAGCTCGAACGGCACCGCATGATCCTCACCGACTGAATCGAGCTGCTGCGACGCCTCGCGAGAGAGTGAAGCTGCCTCTTCCACGCCACCCCCGCTGAGCGTTGCCAACACACCCAGCCGCCACGCCGCGAACGCGTTGGATTCTCGTGCACGCGCAAGGAACACGGTCGCCGCCTCGTCGAGCCGGCCGCCGGCCAGCAGAACCGAACCCCGAATCAGCTCGACATCCAGATCACTCGTCCCGTCGCCGATCAGTGTCGCCAGCCGCTCGGTCGCGACGAGGGCATCGTCAACGCGGTTGAGACGGGCCAATGCCTCGGCTGCGAAGACGACGACACTTGGATCCTGCGACGCTGCCGCCTGTTCGATGGTCTCGGCATCCAGCCGCCCAGCCCGCGCGAGCAGCGTCAGACGTGACGGCGTCAGACGATCACCCTCGTCCGGCATGAGAGCGAGCACCCGCTCGTACTGACCCTCTTGCTCCAAGAGCGTCATC
This region includes:
- a CDS encoding PEP-CTERM sorting domain-containing protein (PEP-CTERM proteins occur, often in large numbers, in the proteomes of bacteria that also encode an exosortase, a predicted intramembrane cysteine proteinase. The presence of a PEP-CTERM domain at a protein's C-terminus predicts cleavage within the sorting domain, followed by covalent anchoring to some some component of the (usually Gram-negative) cell surface. Many PEP-CTERM proteins exhibit an unusual sequence composition that includes large numbers of potential glycosylation sites. Expression of one such protein has been shown restore the ability of a bacterium to form floc, a type of biofilm.), with the protein product MHTIAKAACAATLIAAGSASASINYDVLGFEVPSSGFNFVGLEGQGGGSPDKVWQFRGTSNSANATVASTIGVAGTDGVQFDLVDQPGGFDNGDYGVIIAPDVVPDGPVEAGIALNVLQNLAEGPIFGFTVFGSNSTPTGLQSIAGEFVVDPSTGEVFVNSATPFDFVGTGTFVPLSVYNDFDLVLDYTAKEYDLFVNGGLIGTFDFRAGQTFGDVDGLGRTNDFRGVTFLGFDQNLSAVPLAGTAYYDNLVVVPEPAVAGLVGLAGLFGLRRKR